A section of the Oryzias melastigma strain HK-1 linkage group LG2, ASM292280v2, whole genome shotgun sequence genome encodes:
- the LOC112160168 gene encoding fidgetin, translating to MISSSSSVYGLKMQWTPEHSQWAEQHFDISSTTRSPAHKAEAYRAVPGHLQRSAAYQYAWANDDISALTASNLLKKYAEKYSGILEMPGSYSEPPGVPGVMNGRKGDSEPWQDGVYPMSCIPEGVPIRKGGVAAASEVVSGMCSSPGLASSTLSEPSYSSSSCGSHSATALHSSSMPSQDYAPTYSGPYLHSSYSSQSAPTPALPSPLHSSGLLQPPPPPSHPTLVPSYNGGSPNLSSYNYPPVGYPAQGSVGPGYSPGGAPPPSSYLPSGIAAPTPLPPSSSLPGYPYQSHNLTPIAPTPLNSSSSNTLKRKAFYMATQGEMDPSYGNFGYARSSAESPMYRVADSSSTNGGSNPTGGGFDRNSNTQKQSSMSSEQQRKYGGQGAGGPLTPPAYVSSTLGGSRSADSLASFTSPSLSEQAADDHRMHLSHSAPGPASSSSNPSSRLAEEQLKTCNPQLLDMVTSEIVQQGPPVDWSDIAGLELAKATLKEEVLWPILRPDMFSGLGPSPRCILLFGPRGSGRTLLGRCLATQLGAPFLQLSGSTLATKWLADGEEIIRASFLVARCRQPSVLFISELDMLLSAHLSEESPINQLKGELLAQMDSLLMGSGEDSNNQVLVICSSSRPQDMDESLRRYFSRRVLVPLPDNAARHQIINQVLAQSQHKYCLSEEELALLVQRTEGFSGLDLVRLCQEALVGLLHSAQGMDMTGMMPRGQIRPLSYQDIDSVCCKFQASISQKEIDTYTEWNKMFGCSQ from the coding sequence gCTTAAAGATGCAGTGGACCCCGGAGCACAGCCAGTGGGCCGAGCAGCATTTTGACATATCTTCCACCACTCGCTCACCGGCCCACAAAGCTGAGGCCTACAGGGCGGTGCCGGGGCACCTGCAGCGCTCCGCCGCCTACCAGTACGCCTGGGCCAATGACGACATCTCCGCCCTCACCGCGTCCAACCTGCTCAAGAAGTACGCCGAGAAGTACTCTGGCATCCTGGAGATGCCGGGCTCGTACTCCGAGCCGCCCGGCGTTCCTGGAGTGATGAACGGGCGTAAGGGGGACTCAGAGCCCTGGCAGGACGGCGTGTACCCCATGAGCTGCATCCCGGAAGGCGTTCCCATTAGAAAGGGAGGGGTGGCAGCGGCGTCAGAGGTGGTGTCCGGCATGTGCAGCTCCCCCGGCCTTGCCTCCAGCACCCTGAGTGAGCCGAGCtactccagcagcagctgcggGAGCCACTCGGCCACGGCGCTCCACTCCTCGTCCATGCCCTCTCAGGATTACGCCCCTACGTACAGCGGCCCCTACCTGCACAGCAGCTACAGCTCCCAGTCTGCCCCGACCCCGGCCCTCCCCTCTCCACTGCACAGCTCTGGGCTCCTCCAGCCCCCTCCCCCGCCCTCCCACCCCACCTTAGTTCCATCATACAATGGAGGCTCCCCCAATTTATCAAGCTATAACTACCCCCCAGTTGGCTACCCAGCGCAGGGCTCGGTGGGACCAGGATATAGCCCTGGAGGGGCGCCGCCACCCTCGTCGTATCTCCCCTCAGGCATTGCTGCTCCTACACCTCTTCCCCCCAGTTCTTCTTTACCCGGATACCCGTACCAGAGCCATAACCTGACCCCAATTGCCCCCACCCCTTTGAACAGCAGTTCCTCCAATACACTAAAGAGGAAGGCGTTCTACATGGCAACCCAAGGGGAGATGGACCCCTCTTATGGAAACTTTGGATATGCCCGGAGCTCGGCGGAGAGTCCCATGTACCGGGTGGCAGATAGCAGCAGTACAAACGGAGGCTCCAACCCCACCGGTGGCGGGTTTGACAGGAACTCCAATACCCAGAAACAGTCCTCAATGTCATCCGAGCAGCAAAGGAAGTACGGCGGTCAGGGAGCAGGGGGTCCGCTGACTCCACCGGCCTACGTCTCCTCCACCCTGGGGGGCTCCCGGTCTGCAGATTCTCTTGCTAGCTTCACCTCCCCCTCTCTTAGTGAGCAAGCCGCAGACGACCATCGTATGCACCTGTCTCATTCAGCGCCCGGGCCCGCCTCCTCCTCATCTAATCCCTCCTCGCGGCTGGctgaagagcagctaaaaacctGCAATCCTCAACTCCTGGACATGGTGACGTCAGAAATCGTTCAACAGGGCCCCCCAGTGGACTGGAGTGACATTGCAGGTCTCGAACTAGCCAAGGCTACCCTAAAGGAGGAGGTGCTGTGGCCCATTCTGCGTCCAGACATGTTTAGCGGTTTAGGACCGTCCCCACGCTGCATACTGCTGTTTGGCCCTAGGGGCAGTGGAAGGACGTTGCTCGGCCGCTGCCTGGCCACTCAGCTGGGGGCCCCGTTCCTCCAGCTCAGTGGTTCCACCCTGGCCACCAAGTGGTTGGCCGATGGAGAAGAGATTATCCGAGCGTCCTTTCTGGTGGCACGTTGCCGTCAGCCCTCTGTACTGTTTATTAGTGAGTTGGACATGCTCCTGTCTGCCCACCTCAGTGAAGAAAGTCCAATCAACCAGCTAAAAGGGGAGCTACTTGCCCAGATGGACTCACTTCTTATGGGTTCTGGGGAGGACAGTAATAACCAAGTGTTGGTGATCTGCTCCTCTAGCAGACCCCAGGACATGGATGAAAGTCTACGAAGGTACTTTTCCCGGAGGGTGCTGGTGCCCCTACCGGATAACGCGGCCCGGCACCAAATTATAAACCAGGTCCTGGCCCAATCCCAGCACAAATACTGCTTGAGCGAGGAGGAGCTGGCGCTGCTGGTCCAGCGTACCGAGGGGTTTTCTGGACTGGATCTGGTCAGACTTTGTCAAGAGGCCCTCGTAGGTCTGTTACACTCTGCACAGGGCATGGACATGACTGGTATGatgcccaggggccagatcagGCCCCTCTCCTACCAAGACATTGACAGTGTGTGTTGTAAATTCCAAGCCAGTATATCGCAGAAAGAGATTGACACTTACACTGAGTGGAACAAAATGTTTGGCTGCAGCCAGTGA